One Sphingomonas limnosediminicola DNA segment encodes these proteins:
- the accD gene encoding acetyl-CoA carboxylase, carboxyltransferase subunit beta has protein sequence MNWLSRVRSGIPFLPKRQTAENLWHKCVKCGTMVFVKEWEENYSVCPRCDFHDRIGPEKRFEQLFDAAEYEVLPAPEVREDPLRFRDTKRYTERIKAARAATDERDALINARGRIDGHKVIVGVQDFAFMGGSMGIGVGAAFVAGVRAAIEQRSPFILFTAAGGARMQEGILSLMQMPRTTVALAELKEAGLPYIVVLTDPTTGGVTASYAMLGDVQIAEPGALIGFAGQRVIEQTIREKLPEGFQRAEYLLEHGMIDMVVHRASLKEKIALLVAYLAPEAKEAA, from the coding sequence ATGAATTGGCTAAGCCGCGTCCGCAGCGGAATCCCGTTCCTGCCCAAGCGCCAGACGGCCGAAAACCTATGGCACAAATGCGTGAAGTGCGGGACGATGGTCTTCGTCAAGGAATGGGAAGAAAATTACAGCGTCTGTCCGCGCTGCGACTTCCATGACCGCATCGGCCCGGAAAAGCGCTTCGAGCAATTGTTCGACGCCGCTGAATATGAGGTTCTTCCGGCCCCCGAAGTGCGCGAGGACCCACTTCGCTTCCGCGACACGAAACGCTACACCGAACGCATCAAGGCGGCCCGTGCCGCGACCGACGAGCGTGATGCGCTCATCAACGCGCGCGGTAGAATTGACGGACACAAGGTCATCGTCGGCGTCCAGGACTTCGCCTTCATGGGCGGGTCGATGGGCATCGGCGTCGGAGCGGCTTTCGTCGCCGGTGTGCGCGCCGCGATCGAGCAGCGCAGCCCCTTCATCCTGTTCACCGCCGCCGGCGGCGCGCGCATGCAGGAAGGCATCCTGTCGCTGATGCAGATGCCGCGCACGACCGTCGCCCTAGCCGAGCTCAAGGAAGCCGGCCTGCCCTACATCGTGGTGCTGACCGACCCGACGACGGGCGGCGTCACGGCCTCCTACGCGATGCTCGGCGACGTGCAGATCGCCGAGCCCGGAGCGCTCATCGGCTTTGCCGGACAGCGGGTCATCGAGCAGACAATTCGCGAGAAGCTGCCCGAAGGTTTCCAGCGCGCAGAATATCTCCTCGAGCACGGGATGATCGACATGGTCGTCCATCGCGCCTCGCTGAAGGAGAAGATCGCACTGTTGGTTGCCTATCTGGCGCCGGAGGCGAAGGAAGCGGCCTGA
- the pyrF gene encoding orotidine-5'-phosphate decarboxylase → MNPIFVALDTPDIHRAVAIARDVRGLAGGVKLGLEFFCANGEEGVLRIAEGELPVFLDLKFHDIPNTVAKAVAALAHLEPAILTVHAAGGREMLAAAKAAASPKTKVVGVTVLTSLDAADLAAAGISGSPADQVKRLTDLAQQSGIDGIVCSGEEVAAAKKQWPDGFFVVPGVRPEGADVGDQKRVVTPAQALSDGASVLVIGRPITGAPNPAQAIRDIAGTLNSSEEARV, encoded by the coding sequence ATGAACCCGATCTTCGTTGCCCTGGACACGCCCGATATCCACCGTGCCGTCGCGATTGCGCGGGACGTTCGCGGGCTTGCCGGTGGCGTGAAGCTCGGCCTCGAATTCTTCTGCGCCAATGGCGAGGAAGGCGTGCTTCGCATTGCCGAGGGCGAGCTTCCGGTTTTCCTCGACCTCAAGTTTCATGACATTCCCAACACGGTCGCCAAGGCGGTGGCGGCACTCGCGCACCTTGAGCCCGCGATCCTGACGGTCCATGCCGCGGGCGGCCGCGAGATGCTTGCGGCGGCAAAGGCGGCCGCGTCGCCCAAGACCAAGGTCGTCGGTGTCACCGTCCTCACGAGCCTCGACGCCGCCGATCTGGCCGCGGCGGGGATCAGCGGTTCGCCCGCCGACCAGGTCAAGCGCCTCACCGACCTCGCCCAGCAGTCGGGCATCGACGGCATCGTTTGCTCCGGAGAAGAAGTCGCGGCGGCCAAGAAGCAATGGCCCGATGGTTTCTTCGTCGTCCCCGGCGTCCGGCCCGAAGGCGCCGACGTCGGCGACCAGAAACGCGTCGTTACCCCAGCTCAGGCGTTGTCCGACGGTGCGAGCGTCCTCGTCATCGGCCGGCCGATCACCGGCGCGCCTAACCCGGCGCAGGCGATCCGCGACATCGCCGGCACCTTGAACAGCAGCGAAGAAGCGAGAGTTTGA
- a CDS encoding serine hydrolase domain-containing protein, with protein MNKIALAVLALLGGASLLAMRPTAATKAAHEQAAVAQAHLKLASLSTDSRRDIDYKLLDGRLRQLMAKPAMVGLAVGVVENGRITFLQGYGETEAGSGDPVTPDTVFRWASTSKGVAATMVAKLAEQGKINLEAPVAQYAPDLKLPAGNENRATVGDLLSHRLGLYRNAFDNKLEEGQDPSFLRASLSSLSATCLPGTCWSYQNIAYDASSEMVSRTTGMPYEAAVRRYLFNPIGMSSGSVSMEGLQSNKSWAKPHSAGRRPEPIVDTYYKVPGAAGINSNIKDMALWMEAQMGEMPDVLDGKLLDTIHAPYVVTPTERGRLRKFLERLGTAWYGYGWRSYDYSGHRIIGHRGGIKGYRSFILFDPVKKSGVVALWNSDTWQPGGLEFEVMDQLYHLPFRDWLELNSRPGANTQEIASSDPEIDSGSGDSVDTPRGRGRGRR; from the coding sequence GTGAACAAGATAGCGCTGGCTGTCCTGGCTTTGCTGGGCGGCGCGTCACTTTTGGCGATGCGGCCGACTGCCGCGACCAAGGCCGCTCATGAGCAGGCTGCGGTTGCGCAGGCGCATCTCAAGCTCGCCTCGCTGTCCACGGATTCGCGGCGCGACATCGACTATAAATTGCTCGACGGACGCCTGCGCCAGCTGATGGCCAAGCCGGCGATGGTCGGCCTCGCCGTCGGCGTCGTCGAGAACGGGCGCATCACCTTCCTTCAGGGTTATGGCGAGACCGAGGCCGGGTCGGGCGACCCGGTGACGCCCGACACCGTCTTCCGCTGGGCTTCGACGTCGAAGGGCGTCGCCGCGACGATGGTCGCCAAGCTCGCCGAGCAAGGGAAGATCAATCTGGAGGCGCCGGTCGCCCAATACGCACCCGACCTCAAGCTGCCCGCGGGGAACGAGAACCGCGCGACCGTCGGCGACCTGCTGTCGCATCGGCTCGGCCTTTACCGAAACGCCTTTGATAATAAGCTGGAGGAAGGGCAGGACCCGAGCTTCCTGCGCGCCAGTCTCTCGTCGCTGAGCGCAACCTGCCTGCCGGGCACCTGCTGGTCGTACCAGAACATCGCCTATGACGCGTCGAGCGAGATGGTAAGCCGCACCACCGGCATGCCCTACGAAGCGGCGGTCAGGCGCTACCTGTTCAACCCGATTGGTATGAGCAGCGGCAGCGTCTCGATGGAAGGCCTGCAGTCGAACAAGAGCTGGGCGAAGCCGCACAGCGCCGGCCGCCGCCCGGAGCCGATCGTCGACACTTACTACAAGGTCCCGGGCGCAGCGGGCATCAACAGCAACATCAAGGACATGGCGCTGTGGATGGAAGCGCAGATGGGGGAGATGCCGGACGTGCTCGACGGCAAATTGCTCGATACGATCCACGCGCCCTACGTCGTCACGCCGACCGAGCGCGGACGGCTCCGCAAGTTCCTCGAGCGCCTTGGCACCGCTTGGTACGGCTACGGCTGGCGCAGCTACGATTATTCGGGCCACCGGATCATCGGGCACCGCGGCGGTATCAAGGGCTATCGCTCCTTCATTCTGTTCGACCCGGTGAAGAAAAGCGGCGTGGTCGCGCTATGGAACAGTGATACCTGGCAGCCGGGCGGGCTGGAATTCGAGGTGATGGACCAGCTCTATCACCTGCCGTTCCGCGACTGGCTGGAGCTCAATTCACGCCCGGGCGCCAATACGCAGGAGATCGCTTCTTCCGATCCGGAGATCGACAGCGGCAGCGGTGATTCCGTCGACACGCCGCGCGGCAGGGGCCGCGGCCGCCGCTAA
- a CDS encoding hemerythrin domain-containing protein, translating into MAETKSQDAVQLLKADHRAVEDLFEKFEKASADTRKQTLAEQICLELSVHAQIEEEIFYPACEGNVEEDMLKEAYVEHDGAKVLIAEILSGGPKDDEYYDAKVKVLSEEIEHHVEEEEKRMDGLFAQAKKAGLDMDALGEQLAARKAELTEQFKMSGIPTPKLKTMEDVTV; encoded by the coding sequence ATGGCCGAGACAAAATCACAGGATGCAGTCCAGCTCCTGAAAGCCGATCATCGCGCAGTCGAAGATCTGTTCGAAAAGTTCGAGAAGGCCAGCGCCGATACACGCAAGCAGACGCTCGCCGAGCAGATCTGCCTGGAACTGTCGGTGCACGCGCAAATCGAGGAGGAAATCTTCTACCCGGCTTGCGAGGGCAATGTCGAAGAGGACATGCTCAAGGAAGCCTATGTCGAGCATGACGGCGCCAAGGTGCTGATCGCCGAGATTCTGTCCGGCGGGCCGAAAGACGACGAATATTACGACGCCAAGGTCAAAGTACTCTCCGAAGAGATCGAGCATCACGTCGAAGAAGAAGAAAAGCGCATGGACGGCCTTTTCGCGCAGGCGAAGAAGGCCGGGCTCGACATGGACGCGCTTGGCGAACAGTTGGCGGCCCGCAAGGCCGAACTGACCGAGCAGTTCAAGATGAGCGGCATTCCGACACCGAAGCTGAAAACGATGGAAGACGTCACCGTCTAG
- a CDS encoding MBL fold metallo-hydrolase, which yields MSEIAGRADVTAPVIDAFFDEATNSISYLVADPATGTAAIIDPVLGFDIVSGRVGPAPVEKILGAAQAAGFQIAWVLETHVHADHLSGGDLVRQRTGATLCVGEGIREVQRVFGGLLAVEDLKPDGGDFDRLLRDGDRLPLGELEVEVIATPGHTPACVSYGVGDAVFVGDTMFMPDYGTARCDFPGGNARQLFQSMHRVLSLPRETRLFMCHDYKAPGREVFAWETTVDEQLDRNVHIGGGVGESDYVTMRETRDATLNLPKLLYPAIQVNIRGGRMPPAEANGTSYLKIPLKLP from the coding sequence GTGAGCGAAATAGCCGGGCGGGCCGACGTCACGGCCCCGGTCATCGACGCTTTCTTCGACGAAGCCACCAACAGCATCAGCTATCTCGTCGCGGATCCAGCGACAGGCACGGCCGCGATCATCGATCCGGTTCTCGGTTTCGATATCGTCAGCGGCCGCGTCGGTCCGGCGCCGGTGGAAAAGATCCTGGGTGCGGCGCAAGCAGCCGGTTTCCAGATCGCATGGGTGCTCGAGACCCACGTCCATGCCGACCACCTGTCGGGCGGGGATCTCGTGCGGCAGCGGACCGGCGCGACGCTGTGCGTCGGCGAGGGCATTCGCGAGGTGCAGCGGGTGTTCGGCGGCCTATTGGCAGTCGAGGACCTGAAACCAGACGGCGGCGACTTCGACCGGCTCCTTCGCGATGGCGACCGTCTGCCGCTCGGTGAGCTAGAAGTCGAAGTGATCGCCACACCGGGCCACACGCCCGCCTGCGTTAGCTATGGCGTCGGCGACGCCGTGTTCGTCGGCGATACGATGTTCATGCCGGATTATGGCACTGCCCGCTGCGACTTCCCGGGCGGCAATGCGCGGCAGCTATTCCAGTCGATGCACCGCGTCCTTTCTCTACCGCGTGAGACCCGCCTCTTCATGTGCCACGATTACAAGGCGCCAGGCCGCGAGGTCTTCGCGTGGGAGACAACGGTGGACGAGCAGCTCGACCGCAACGTTCATATCGGAGGCGGGGTCGGCGAGAGCGATTATGTGACGATGCGTGAAACGCGCGACGCCACGCTCAACTTGCCGAAGCTCCTCTACCCCGCGATCCAGGTGAACATTCGCGGCGGCCGCATGCCGCCCGCCGAAGCGAACGGCACCAGCTATCTCAAGATTCCGCTGAAGCTGCCTTAG
- a CDS encoding L,D-transpeptidase family protein, with product MKNWMLVGAAIAALAISPVPAFAAATPRVAVPVVASAAPTTDVVSSFYAQRRNAPLWLKAGAQSSAATEFLQVLQRAPLDGLSNGPALANQAQGLLARASTGDQAAAADAERLLSTAWVMYVQALQRAPAGMTYADNWVKPHLSTPGQILSRAASAPSLSAHIREVSAVNPIYARLRDAAWSNMQMTGAPADPRVLASLDRVRDMPFQKRYVMVDTAGAQLYMIEDGQIVDTMRVIVGKVDPSTQTPMLASTIYYATLNPYWHVTDELVRNLIARNVINQGVGYLKTRGYQVMPATAGDDTLLDPAKVNWRAVAAGDEQVRVRQLPGPMNSMGQLKIGFPNADDIYLHDTPSKGLFAQDDRNLSHGCVRLEDAERLGRWLLGRDPQSASTSDPEQHVLLPTPVPIYMTYVTAQVNDGKLSYVDDIYGRDNAHASQVATLAN from the coding sequence CTGGTCGGTGCCGCGATTGCGGCGCTGGCGATCTCGCCTGTCCCCGCTTTTGCTGCCGCGACCCCCCGGGTCGCGGTGCCGGTAGTTGCGTCTGCCGCTCCCACGACCGATGTCGTCAGCAGCTTCTACGCCCAGCGCCGCAATGCGCCTTTGTGGCTTAAGGCCGGCGCGCAAAGCTCGGCGGCAACCGAATTCCTCCAGGTCCTGCAGCGCGCGCCGCTCGACGGCCTGTCGAACGGCCCAGCGCTTGCCAACCAGGCGCAGGGCCTGCTTGCCCGTGCCAGCACCGGCGATCAGGCCGCCGCGGCTGATGCGGAGCGGCTGCTGTCGACCGCCTGGGTCATGTACGTTCAGGCGCTTCAGCGTGCGCCGGCCGGCATGACCTATGCCGACAATTGGGTGAAGCCGCACTTGTCGACCCCGGGCCAGATCCTCTCCCGCGCCGCGTCGGCCCCCTCGCTGTCGGCTCACATCCGCGAGGTTTCGGCCGTCAACCCGATTTACGCCCGCCTTCGCGACGCCGCTTGGTCGAACATGCAGATGACCGGCGCGCCGGCCGATCCGCGCGTCCTCGCCAGTCTTGACCGGGTCCGCGATATGCCGTTCCAGAAGCGCTACGTGATGGTCGATACCGCCGGCGCGCAGCTCTACATGATCGAGGACGGGCAGATCGTCGACACGATGAGGGTCATCGTCGGCAAGGTCGATCCGTCGACTCAGACGCCGATGCTGGCCAGCACCATCTATTATGCGACGCTCAACCCCTATTGGCACGTCACGGATGAGCTCGTGCGAAACCTCATTGCGCGCAATGTCATCAACCAAGGCGTCGGCTATCTGAAAACTCGCGGATATCAGGTGATGCCGGCGACGGCCGGCGACGACACTTTGCTAGACCCGGCCAAGGTCAACTGGCGCGCGGTCGCCGCGGGCGATGAACAGGTGCGCGTGCGCCAGCTGCCAGGGCCAATGAATTCGATGGGCCAGTTGAAGATCGGCTTCCCGAACGCCGACGACATCTACCTGCACGACACGCCGTCAAAGGGCCTGTTCGCGCAGGACGATCGCAACCTCAGCCACGGCTGCGTCCGGCTGGAGGATGCCGAGCGGCTCGGTCGCTGGCTGCTCGGGCGCGATCCGCAGAGCGCGTCGACGAGCGATCCGGAGCAGCATGTCCTGCTGCCGACGCCGGTGCCGATCTACATGACTTACGTCACCGCCCAGGTGAATGACGGGAAGCTCAGCTACGTCGACGATATCTACGGCCGCGACAACGCACATGCGTCGCAGGTCGCGACGCTCGCCAACTAA